One stretch of Plutella xylostella chromosome 15, ilPluXylo3.1, whole genome shotgun sequence DNA includes these proteins:
- the LOC105386554 gene encoding thioredoxin-like protein 1, giving the protein MGLATIIENEAHFQSEMASAGAKLVVVDFTATWCPPCQRIAPFFEQLPAKFPRAVFLKVDVDRCAETASAQGISAMPTFIFYRNRTRIDRLQGADTASLESKVRQYYGSDESGDDENLVAGHMDLGTFIVKNECECLNEADDHPLAHALTAAGGYLQSDCDEQLIINITFNQVVKLHSLKIKGPADKGPKHVKLFINQPRTIDFDQASSYVSVQDLDVLPTELEGNPIPLKFVKFQAVQNIQLFIKDNQSNGEVTQIDHLAFFGSPISTTNMGEFKRVAGKKGESH; this is encoded by the exons ATGGGATTAGCGACAATTATTGAAAATGAAGCCCACTTCCAATCGGAAATGGCAAGCGCCGGAGCGAAGCTTGTTGTTGTGGATTTTACAGCCACTTG GTGTCCTCCGTGCCAGCGCATAGCTCCGTTCTTTGAGCAGTTGCCCGCGAAGTTCCCTCGGGCGGTGTTCCTGAAGGTTGATGTGGACCGCTGCGCGGAGACGGCTAGCGCCCAGGGCATCAGCGCTATGCCCACTTTCATATTCTACAGGAATCGG ACCAGAATCGACCGGCTTCAGGGAGCCGACACGGCATCACTAGAGAGCAAAGTCCGACAGTACTACGGCAGTGACGAGTCTGGGGATGATGAAAACTTGGTAGCAGGTCAT ATGGACCTTGGCACATTTATTGTAAAGAATGAATGTGAATGTTTGAACGAGGCAGATGACCACCCGCTGGCCCACGCATTGACGGCCGCCGGCGGATATCTACAGAGTGACTGCGATGAGCAACTCATCATCAATATTACCTTCAACCAG GTGGTAAAACTACATTCCCTGAAGATCAAGGGTCCGGCTGACAAAGGACCCAAACATGTGAAACTGTTCATCAACCAGCCAAGGACCATAGACTTTGACCAAGCAAGTTCCTATGTATCTGTGCAAGACTTAGA CGTGCTCCCTACCGAATTAGAAGGGAACCCAATCCCACTGAAATTCGTAAAGTTCCAAGCAGTGCAGAACATTCAGTTGTTCATCAAAGACAACCAGTCGAATGGAGAAGTCACACAGATCGACCACCTCGCGTTCTTCGGCTCACCCATTTCCACCACCAACATGGGCGAGTTCAAGCGAGTAGCCGGGAAGAAGGGGGAAAGCCACTAA
- the LOC105386552 gene encoding U4/U6.U5 tri-snRNP-associated protein 2 isoform X2: protein MSVNEAKKRKLSEGSSSSEPAPVKKPNHIQCPYLDTINRHVLDFDFEKLCSVSLTRINVYACLVCGKYFQGRGTNTHAYTHSVADSHHVFLNLHTLKFYCLPDNYEVIDSSLNDIKYVLNPIFESDSITQLDFNTKMSRAIDGTMYMPGIVGLNNIKANDYCNVILQCLSQVRPLRNYFLREENYADVKRPPGDSMFLLVQRFGELLRKLWNPRAFKAHVSPHEMLQAVVLWSKKRFQFIKQSDPIDFLSWFLNSLHMALNGTKKPNSSIIYKSFLGHMKIYTRKLPPPEAEDAAKVDLDSDEYRELVTESPFLYLTCDLPPTPLFTDEFRENIIPQVNLYQLLSKFNGQASKEYKTYKENFLKRFEITELPPYLILYIKRFTKNTFFVEKNPTVVNFPVKNVDFGDILTPEVKAKYKGKTTYELVGNILHDGTPEKGTYRCHVLHKPTQQWYEMQDLHVTSILPQMITLTEAYIQIYELKQD, encoded by the exons atgTCTGTAAATGAAGCCAAGAAAAGAAAATTGTCTGAAGGCAGTAGTTCTAGTGAGCCAG CACCAGTAAAGAAGCCAAATCACATACAATGTCCTTACTTGGACACTATCAACCGCCATGTCCTCGATTTTGACTTCGAAAAGCTATGTTCGGTGTCATTGACACGAATAAACGTATATGCATGCTTGGTCTGCGGGAAATATTTCCAG GGCCGTGGAACCAACACTCACGCATACACACACTCGGTGGCAGACAGTCACCATGTGTTCCTCAACCTTCATACATTGAAGTTTTACTGTCTACCAGACAATTATGAAGTTATAG ATTCATCTCTAAACGACATCAAGTATGTCCTGAATCCTATCTTTGAGTCAGACTCAATAACCCAGTTGGACTTCAACACCAAGATGTCCAGAGCTATTGATGGCACCATGTACATGCCGGGTATTGTCGGCCTGAACAATATAAAGGCCAATGATTACTGCAATGTAATATTACAG TGCCTATCCCAAGTGCGTCCGCTCCGCAACTACTTCCTCCGCGAAGAGAACTATGCAGACGTCAAGCGGCCGCCCGGAGACTCCATGTTCCTATTGGTGCAGCGGTTCGGCGAGCTGCTGCGCAAGCTGTGGAACCCGCGCGCGTTCAAGGCGCACGTGTCCCCGCACGAGATGCTGCAGGCCGTCGTGCTGTGGTCCAAGAAGCGCTTCCAGTTCATTAAGCAGA GTGATCCTATTGATTTCCTGTCGTGGTTCCTGAACTCACTTCACATGGCGTTGAATGGAACAAAGAAGCCAAATAGCTCCATAATATACAAGTCATTCCTGGGACacatgaaaatatacacgcG GAAGCTGCCGCCCCCCGAAGCGGAGGACGCGGCGAAGGTGGACCTGGACAGCGACGAGTACCGCGAGCTG GTGACGGAGTCCCCGTTCCTGTACCTCACGTGCGACCTGCCGCCCACGCCGCTCTTCACCGACGAGTTCCGGGAGAACATCATACCCCAG GTGAACCTATACCAGCTGCTCTCCAAGTTCAACGGGCAAGCGTCGAAGGAATACAAAACTTACAAGGAGAATTTCCTAAAGAGATTTGAGATCACAGAGCTGCCCCCGTACCTCATTCTGTACATCAAAAGATTCACCAAGAACACTTTCTTCGTTGAAAAGAACCCCACTGTTGTCAACTTTCCAGtcaa GAACGTCGACTTCGGAGACATCCTAACGCCGGAGGTGAAGGCGAAGTACAAGGGCAAGACGACGTACGAGCTGGTGGGCAACATCCTGCACGACGGCACGCCGGAGAAGGGAACGTACCGGTGCCACGTGCTGCACAAACCTACGCAGCAGTG GTACGAAATGCAAGATCTCCACGTGACCAGCATATTGCCCCAGATGATAACCCTGACAGAAGCATACATCCAAATCTATGAATTAAAACAAGActag
- the LOC105386552 gene encoding U4/U6.U5 tri-snRNP-associated protein 2 isoform X1 has protein sequence MSVNEAKKRKLSEGSSSSEPAPVKKPNHIQCPYLDTINRHVLDFDFEKLCSVSLTRINVYACLVCGKYFQGRGTNTHAYTHSVADSHHVFLNLHTLKFYCLPDNYEVIDSSLNDIKYVLNPIFESDSITQLDFNTKMSRAIDGTMYMPGIVGLNNIKANDYCNVILQCLSQVRPLRNYFLREENYADVKRPPGDSMFLLVQRFGELLRKLWNPRAFKAHVSPHEMLQAVVLWSKKRFQFIKQSDPIDFLSWFLNSLHMALNGTKKPNSSIIYKSFLGHMKIYTRKLPPPEAEDAAKVDLDSDEYRELVTESPFLYLTCDLPPTPLFTDEFRENIIPQVNLYQLLSKFNGQASKEYKTYKENFLKRFEITELPPYLILYIKRFTKNTFFVEKNPTVVNFPVKNVDFGDILTPEVKAKYKGKTTYELVGNILHDGTPEKGTYRCHVLHKPTQQWYEMQDLHVTSILPQMITLTEAYIQIYELKQD, from the exons atgTCTGTAAATGAAGCCAAGAAAAGAAAATTGTCTGAAGGCAGTAGTTCTAGTGAGCCAG CACCAGTAAAGAAGCCAAATCACATACAATGTCCTTACTTGGACACTATCAACCGCCATGTCCTCGATTTTGACTTCGAAAAGCTATGTTCGGTGTCATTGACACGAATAAACGTATATGCATGCTTGGTCTGCGGGAAATATTTCCAG GGCCGTGGAACCAACACTCACGCATACACACACTCGGTGGCAGACAGTCACCATGTGTTCCTCAACCTTCATACATTGAAGTTTTACTGTCTACCAGACAATTATGAAGTTATAG ATTCATCTCTAAACGACATCAAGTATGTCCTGAATCCTATCTTTGAGTCAGACTCAATAACCCAGTTGGACTTCAACACCAAGATGTCCAGAGCTATTGATGGCACCATGTACATGCCGGGTATTGTCGGCCTGAACAATATAAAGGCCAATGATTACTGCAATGTAATATTACAG TGCCTATCCCAAGTGCGTCCGCTCCGCAACTACTTCCTCCGCGAAGAGAACTATGCAGACGTCAAGCGGCCGCCCGGAGACTCCATGTTCCTATTGGTGCAGCGGTTCGGCGAGCTGCTGCGCAAGCTGTGGAACCCGCGCGCGTTCAAGGCGCACGTGTCCCCGCACGAGATGCTGCAGGCCGTCGTGCTGTGGTCCAAGAAGCGCTTCCAGTTCATTAAGCAGA GTGATCCTATTGATTTCCTGTCGTGGTTCCTGAACTCACTTCACATGGCGTTGAATGGAACAAAGAAGCCAAATAGCTCCATAATATACAAGTCATTCCTGGGACacatgaaaatatacacgcG GAAGCTGCCGCCCCCCGAAGCGGAGGACGCGGCGAAGGTGGACCTGGACAGCGACGAGTACCGCGAGCTGGTGACGGAGTCCCCGTTCCTGTACCTCACGTGCGACCTGCCGCCCACGCCGCTCTTCACCGACGAGTTCCGGGAGAACATCATTCCTCAG GTGAACCTATACCAGCTGCTCTCCAAGTTCAACGGGCAAGCGTCGAAGGAATACAAAACTTACAAGGAGAATTTCCTAAAGAGATTTGAGATCACAGAGCTGCCCCCGTACCTCATTCTGTACATCAAAAGATTCACCAAGAACACTTTCTTCGTTGAAAAGAACCCCACTGTTGTCAACTTTCCAGtcaa GAACGTCGACTTCGGAGACATCCTAACGCCGGAGGTGAAGGCGAAGTACAAGGGCAAGACGACGTACGAGCTGGTGGGCAACATCCTGCACGACGGCACGCCGGAGAAGGGAACGTACCGGTGCCACGTGCTGCACAAACCTACGCAGCAGTG GTACGAAATGCAAGATCTCCACGTGACCAGCATATTGCCCCAGATGATAACCCTGACAGAAGCATACATCCAAATCTATGAATTAAAACAAGActag
- the LOC105386556 gene encoding dynein light chain Tctex-type protein 2B, translating to MADDDETSLEEQTEVQEESETVVTSTIEGKPLDPPKYEVRPGLGEKFQSQAVQEIILRAMGEQLAGRQYRPDLAPAWANKISNAVRHLVQELNMKRYKIIVQTTIIEMKGAGVKCAQRLIWDPETDAYIDDTFRNDTLLCHTIVYGVYMY from the exons ATGGCTGACGATGATGAAACTT cCCTAGAGGAGCAAACAGAAGTTCAAGAGGAGAGTGAAACTGTGGTTACTTCAACCATTGAGGGCAAACCTTTAGACCCTCCTAAGTATGAAGTTAGACCTGGACTTGGAGAGAA GTTCCAATCGCAAGCGGTCCAGGAGATCATCCTGAGGGCGATGGGCGAGCAGCTGGCGGGGCGGCAGTACCGGCCCGACCTGGCGCCCGCGTGGGCCAACAAGATCTCCAACGCTGTCAGACACTTGGTGCAGGAGTTGAACATGAAGAG GTACAAAATCATAGTGCAAACGACAATAATAGAAATGAAAGGGGCGGGCGTGAAGTGCGCACAGCGGCTGATCTGGGACCCCGAGACCGACGCCTACATCGACGACACGTTCAGAAACGACACCCTGCTCTGCCACACCATCGTCTATGGGGTGTACATGTACTGA
- the LOC105386555 gene encoding SET and MYND domain-containing protein 4: MADENTGFFKKFHDTINNSVDDILRNNFTNLETNEKRVSYLCSLPAVKNYDLTSDLEKCQGGAAFPVQKDMEKARELKNEGNGAVQKGDWGKALQLYSHALMYVPLKETEEASILLANRSAALNHLDQHEDAIADIQRCLKLGYPRHLRYKVLERKARCLLVLKRNREAITAFQDTISALDEATSLDKAKRTKLRTDAKIMLEMLHKGLKLAGNPKDPEPLRKVPPKAKLTGKANVEYPSLSVAVNIDYDDVRGRFATANRDIQAGEVLLVEKPYSGVLLAEYAKTHCQNCFIPCPIPVVCPNCPNVIFCSEKCLDTAQKSYHKYECKILPLIWKSGCSITCHIALRMVLQHNKEYFSEIAKELTTKPPGPHKPNDYKSVYQLVTHEDKRTKQDFLHRTQMIAFLVKLLEICGYFDGKPRDNPSLEDLKTMAVDEKYKDDVAIYGSLVLKNLQLLQFNAHEVFELQCKKPKVGSNIIKHDGTSVFLAGALFPTLSLFNHSCDPGIVRYFCGPTIVVRAVKTINKGEEVSENYGPIFTSVPKDKRQARLKEQYWFDCSCVPCQQNWPLYEDMNENYMRFKCDSDKPCPNVIPVTLDCKEFMVKCGLCQQYTNILKGLKSLQDTDMAFRLGKAAMEAGQYGEAFKKFVEVLKLYDATLLPPYRSYYDTVQELRHCMLAMGNYRIV; this comes from the exons ATGGCAGATGAAAATACGGGCTTCTTCAAAAAATTCCACGACACCATCAACAATTCCGTCGACGACATTTTGAGGAATAACTTCACCAATTTGGAAACAAACGAGAAAAGGGTGTCCTATTTGTGCAGTCTTCCGGCAGTGAAAAATTACGATCTGACAAGCGATTTGGAGAAATGTCAAGGGGGAGCTGCATTTCCGGTGCAGAAGGATATGGAAAAAGCGCGCGAACTAAAGAACGAAGGCAATGGCGCCGTGCAGAAAGGTGACTGGGGCAAGGCTCTGCAGCTGTACAGCCACGCCTTGATGTACGTGCCACTGAAAGAAA CTGAAGAAGCTTCAATACTCCTGGCCAACCGCTCAGCAGCTCTCAACCACTTGGACCAGCACGAGGATGCCATAGCAGACATCCAGAGGTGCCTGAAGCTGGGCTACCCCCGCCACCTGCGGTACAAGGTGCTGGAGCGCAAGGCGAGGTGCCTGCTGGTGCTGAAGAGGAACCGGGAGGCGATCACGGCCTTCCA AGATACTATCAGCGCATTAGATGAAGCTACCAGTTTAGATAAAGCTAAACGTACCAAGTTACGCACGGATGCTAAAATTATGTTAGAGATGCTGCACAAGGGATTGAAGCTCGCAGGGAATCCTAAGGACCCTGAACCACTGAGAAAAGTTCCACCCAAAGCCAAGTTAACGGGAAAAGCTAATGTAGAGTATCCATCACTGTCCGTAGCCGTGAATATAGATTACGATGACGTCAGAGGAAGATTTGCTACTGCAAACAGAGACATTCAAGCTGGAGAAGTCCTGCTGGTGGAGAAGCCATACAGTGGGGTACTATTGGCTGAATACGCTAAAACACATTGCCAAAATTGTTTTATTCC GTGTCCCATACCAGTGGTTTGCCCAAATTGTCCAAACGTCATATTTTGCAGTGAAAAATGTCTTGATACGGCGCAGAAATCTTACCATAAGTATGAATGCAAAATCCTTCCACTCATATGGAAATCAGGATGCTCTATAACTTGCCATATTGCTCTAAGAATGGTTTTGCAGCACAACAAAGAGTATTTCTCTGAAATTGCAAAGGAATTGACAACGAAACCACCGGGTCCACACAAGCCAAATGACTATAAGTCAGTGTACCAACTAGTGACGCACGAAGACAAGAGGACGAAACAAGATTTCTTGCACAGGACTCAAATGATCGCTTTCCTTGTGAAGCTGTTGGAAATTTGTGGGTATTTTGATGGCAAACCCAGAGACAACCCATCTTTGGAAGATTTAAAAACCATGGCTGTAGATGAGAAATACAAAGATGATGTAGCGATCTATGGCAGTCTTGTCCTGAAGAATCTTCAACTTTTGCAATTCAATGCTCACGAAGTTTTCGAGCTGCAGTGTAAGAAGCCAAAGGTCGGATCTAACATTATCAAGCACGACGGAACATCTGTGTTCCTGGCTGGCGCACTGTTTCCTACACTGTCTCTCTTCAACCACTCTTGTGACCCTGGCATTGTGAG ATACTTCTGCGGCCCAACTATCGTAGTGCGTGCCGTCAAGACCATTAACAAAGGCGAAGAGGTGTCAGAAAACTACGGGCCGATATTCACGAGCGTGCCCAAAGACAAGCGCCAGGCGCGGCTGAAGGAGCAGTACTGGTTCGACTGCAGTTGCGTGCCCTGCCAGCAGAACTGGCCGCTTTATGAGGACATGAATGAGAACTACATGAGGTTCAA GTGCGACTCCGACAAGCCGTGTCCAAACGTGATCCCCGTGACGCTGGACTGCAAGGAGTTCATGGTGAAGTGCGGCCTGTGCCAGCAGTACACCAACATACTGAAGGGACTCAAGTCTTTGCAG GACACTGACATGGCATTCAGGCTGGGCAAAGCGGCAATGGAAGCTGGGCAGTATGGGGAGGCTTTCAAGAAGTTTGTGGAAGTCCTAAAGCTGTATGACGCTACCCTGCTGCCACCGTATCGCTCCTACTACGATACCGTGCAGGAGCTCAGGCACTGCATGCTCGCTATGGGGAACTACAGgattgtttaa